In Nostoc sp. ATCC 53789, the following are encoded in one genomic region:
- a CDS encoding helix-turn-helix domain-containing protein encodes MNKQEAADYLGVSVRALERYVQQGRISVKYEKGKTRPTANFDPAELEAFKSELNQPTVKPAFEPRQIATEQQPQTGKLVHSSGEIAEFGEIGVIDKLSSIIEGLLGRGDNQPVVPIADKLLLTIAEAQALTGLSREFLRDAITAGSLKAKVIGKGWRVKRSDLQEYVDKLF; translated from the coding sequence ATGAACAAGCAGGAAGCAGCAGATTATCTTGGTGTCAGCGTGAGAGCGCTTGAGCGTTATGTTCAGCAAGGGCGAATCAGCGTTAAGTACGAGAAAGGGAAAACTCGCCCGACTGCCAACTTTGACCCCGCCGAACTGGAAGCATTCAAGTCAGAACTGAACCAACCGACAGTAAAACCAGCCTTTGAACCTCGTCAAATAGCGACAGAGCAACAGCCACAGACAGGTAAATTAGTGCATTCTTCTGGCGAGATTGCGGAGTTTGGCGAGATTGGGGTAATTGATAAATTGTCCTCAATCATTGAAGGGCTGCTGGGCAGAGGTGACAATCAGCCAGTAGTGCCGATCGCTGATAAGCTACTACTGACTATTGCAGAGGCACAAGCGCTAACTGGGTTGTCTAGAGAATTCCTGCGAGATGCAATTACGGCGGGTTCGTTAAAAGCCAAAGTAATTGGCAAGGGTTGGCGAGTTAAACGCAGTGATCTACAAGAGTACGTTGACAAGCTGTTTTGA